In Peromyscus eremicus chromosome 2, PerEre_H2_v1, whole genome shotgun sequence, a single genomic region encodes these proteins:
- the Prxl2b gene encoding prostamide/prostaglandin F synthase, producing MSAVDLSRVGACVLKHAMTGEAVELRSLWQDKACVVAGLRRFGCIVCRWIAQDLSNLRSFLDQNDVRLVGVGPEALGLQEFLDGGYFSGELYLDESKQFYKELGFKRYNSLSILPAALGKPVRDVASKAKAVGIQGNLSGDLLQSGGLLVVSKGGDKVLLHFIQKSPGDYVPQENILQALGISAEVCSSKPPQCDEEVCGR from the exons ATGAGTGCGGTGGACCTTAGTCGCGTAGGCGCGTGTGTCTTGAAGCATGCAATGACAGGGGAG GCCGTGGAGCTGCGGAGCCTTTGGCAGGATAAAGCTTGTGTGGTAGCCGGTCTGCGACGCTTCGGCTGCATAGTGTGCCGTTGGATCGCCCAGGACCTCAGCAACCTCCGGAGCTTCCTGGATCAAAATGATGTGCGCCTAGTGGGCGTGGGGCCTGAGGCCCTCGGCCTGCAGGAGTTCCTGGATGGTGGCTACTTCTCAGGAG AACTCTACCTTGATGAGAGCAAGCAGTTCTATAAGGAGCTGGGCTTCAAGCG GTACAACAGCTTAAGCATCCTGCCAGCTGCCCTGGGAAAACCTGTGCGTGATGTAGCCTCCAAG GCTAAGGCTGTTGGCATCCAGGGGAACCTGTCTGGTGACCTACTGCAGAGTGGAGGGCTGCTGGTGGTCAGCAAGG GTGGTGACAAAGTACTGCTACACTTCATCCAGAAGTCCCCAGGAGACTATGTTCCCCAAGAGAATATCCTGCAAGCCCTGGGTATCTCTGCAGAGGTCTGCTCCAGCAAGCCACCCCAG TGTGACGAAGAGGTGTGTGGGAGGTGA